The DNA region ACCGCATTTTGAATAGTTATGCAGGGGAAAGCCGGGAGGCTGGCGCCGCCTGCTACCGCTTGCCGACCAGCTACCAGATCGAAGCGGAACTCGTCCGTTTCGGTTGCCGGCTGGAGCAGGAACGGCTTGGCAAATAAGCTTTTAAGCGCAAAAAGGCCAGTAAAGCGCCCCGCGCTTTACTGGTCTTTTATGTACGCCCAGCATGGGCGTCATCTATAGGGTGAAAGTCCCGAGCGGGGGCTGGCGAGCGCCTACCGCTAGCCAAGGGCAAGGGTGTCCATCGCGAGGTGGAATCTGAAGGAAGCCGGAGGCAAAAGCACGGGCCAAGGTACACAAACTGGATTTGAGGCAGGATGAACCGGATGAGCTGCCATAACACAGCGAAATCCAAAGCCGCCAAGGATCACTCCTGTAAACTCCAGTGGTCGTGGGCGGAAAGATGACGTTCTTATCTGGGGAGGCCTGCGGGAGAAAAAAAAAAAATGCGAAGTCACTTCGTAACCGCAACCGAGAGGCTGCGCTGAACCCGCAGGAGTCAGCAGAGGCCATAGTACGCAAGTACGGGACGCCGGAAAGCGGAAGGGCCGAACCGAAAGGAGAGAGGAAACCGATGCGTTCGCGTGAAGAGCAAAGACAGCCGAATATCCCAAAAGGGAGCTGCCAACAAAGAGAAGCGGTGAAGCCGTCAGGGTATGTTGGAGCGCCGAGTTCTTCATCGGCACAAATCGATCCTTCCTCTCACGAGGCAAGTAACGACTTGTTGGAGCGAATGCTCGAAGGGGAGAACCTCAGGCTCGCCTATAAGCGAGTGGTACAAAACGGAGGTGCCCCCGGTGTAGACCGAGTAACGGTAGCGGGGCTACAGGCTTACCTGAACACACGCTGGGAAACGGTGAAAGATGAACTCCTAACGGGAACGTACAGACCGATACCTGTCAGACGGGTGAAAATCCCCAAACCCGGAGGCGGTGTAAGGCTGCTCGGTATCCCGACCGTGATGGACCGCTTCCTCCAACAAGCACTTCTGCAAGTGATGAACCCGATTTTCGATGCCCCCTTCTCTTGGTACAGCTACGGCTTTAGACCGGGGAAGAGAGCACACGATGCCGTGAAGCAAGCCCAGCGATATATCCAAAGCGGTCTGCGATGGGTCGTAGATATGGATTTGGAAAAGTTCTTTGACCGGGTGAACCACGACATTCTCATGGCAAGAGTGGCAAGGAGAGTGACAGACAAGCGAGTCTTGAAGCTGATTCGGGCCTACTTGGAAGCCGGAATGATGGAAGGTGGCATCTGCCAGAAGACGGACGAGGGAACTCCGCAAGGCGGTCCGCTAAGTCCGCTTCTGGCAAACATCTTACTCGATGATTTGGATAAAGAACTGACAAAGAGGGGGCTGCGGTTTGTTCGTTACGCGGACGACTGCAACATCTTTGTAGCGAGCAGGCGAGCAGGTGAACGAGTCATGGAATCGGTCACACGATTTGTGGAAGGAAAGTTGAAACTGAAAGTGAATCGGGACAAAAGTGCAGTGGACAGGCCATGGAACCGGAAGTTTCTTGGCTTTAGTTTCCTGTCGAATAAACAGGCGACGATTCGATTGGCTCCCAAGACAATCTCTCGATTTAAAGAGAAGATCCGGGAGTTGACAAACCGTACCCAATCAGTCTCCATGGAGGAACGTATATCTAGACTGAACCGTTACCTCATGGGATGGATTGGATATTTCCGAATCGCATCGGCGAAGAGCCACTGTGAAAGATTCGACCAGTGGATTCGAAGAAGACTTCGAATGTGCCTATGGAAACAATGGAAGCGGGTACGCACCCGAATTCGTGAACTTCGGGCACTCGGAGTCCCAGAATGGGCCTGCTATGTTATGGCAAACTCCCGCCGGGGTGCATGGGAAATGTCTCGAAACACAAATAACGCCCTTCCGACTTCCTACTGGGAAGTGAAAGGGCTGAAGAGTTTGCTTTCTCGTTACCTGGAGCTTTGTTAACCTTTTGGAACCGCCGTATGCGGACCCGCATGTACGGTGGTGTGAGAGGACGGGGGTTAGTCACCCTCTCCTACTCGATTAATTAAAGTATAAACTCGGTATGGTCATTGGATATATCCAATCGAATTGGAGACTGGGCACGTGCACGTTATTTTGCCGCGGCCAGCGCATCAACATAAGCTTTCCCGTATTCCGGCAAATCCGGCGGACGGCGGGCGGAAATAATATGTCCGTCGACGACGACCGGTTCATCTTTCCAGACGGCTCCGGCGTTCTCCATATCGTCGCGGATCCCCGGGGTGGAGGTCACGGTCACGCCCTTTAAAATTCCGGCGGAGACAAGCACCCAGCCGGCGTGGCAGATCTGGCCGATCGGCTTTTTCGCGTCATTCATCTCGCGGACGATCTGCAGCACTTTCCCGTACCGGCGCAGCTTGTCCGGAGCCCAACCCCCGGGAACGAGAATGCCGTCGTACCGGCTGGAATCGATTTCCTCAAAGGAAAGTTCGGCTTCGGCGGGGACGCCGTACTTCCCTATGTATTTTTTGCCTTTCTCCGCACCGGCGAGATGGACTTCCGCACCTTCCTCACGAACGCGATAGACCGGGTACCAGAGCTCCAGATCCTCAAATTCTTCGTCTACTAAAGCGATAATCTTTTTACCAGTAAGTCTCAAAATCATCTCCTCCTATCATTTAGCGCCCTTGACGAAATTCCCATTCAATATTTTAATTGTATCAAAAATGATAAGTATTTTCATGCCCAGAGGCTCCAAAACGCTTTCCATGGATGGTAAATATAAGTATGTTCTGCTAATGGAAGGAGATACCTCGGGAAGGTCGAATATATATATTATTCATCGTAGCAACTAAAATGTAGTAGATTAAGATGAGGTGGGTACCGTGCGAAAGCACTGTCATTGCGGGCAAATGATGAATCTAGGCTTCAGGGTGGTTATTTTTGAAGGAATCTATGAAATCAACCGGGTTCCGATTTATGAATGCGAAGATTGCAGTTATTACGAAGTGCTGCCGGAAGTGAAAACGGATTTAACCGACATGCTGGCCAAGCTTAAGCGGGAGCGGGCGGAAGAGCGGATCGATTTTACCGAGCGGAATGAACTGGCCGATCTGATTTTCGGAATTTACCGCCAGTGGAACCGGATGGAGACATCTTCATTTGAAGCCCTGCTCGAGCGGCAATGCGAGGAGAGGATTAACCTTCTGTTGGATTTATTCGGCTGTGCAAAAAATCTGGGCGACACGGCGTGGATGGACGATATTTCCCAACGTTTGGCGCAATTGTCCAAATTTATAAAAAATCGTCAGCTTTCTTAAGCAAAGTTTTGACATTTTCACGTTTTTTTCATTTCAGGTTGTATTTTTATTTCCCTTTTTGATAATATATCAAAAGAACCTGTGCTGAGTGTTATTGAAAAGGGGTTGGAACGATCATGTCCAAGTGGATCAGAATAACTTCGCCTAAGCAGCTCCATGAGGCGCTTGAGGCTTCAGCAAGCGGGCCGCTTCTGCTCTTCAAACATAGTACACGCTGTCCCATCAGCGCCGGCGCGCTCCGGGAAGCGGAAGCCTATTTGAACGGCAATCCGCGCGAAGACGTTACATACGGGCTGATATATGTCATTGAAGATCGGGCTGTGTCGAATGAGGCCGCCGAGCGGCTGGGCGTTAAACACGAATCCCCACAGGCTATATTGGTAAAGGACGGACAAGCCGTCTGGCACACTTCCCATTCAAGCATTACACAGGCGGCGCTGCAGGGAATTCTGAAAGTATGAAGCGTTGTCATTGCATAAAGTAGTATTTTGTCGTATCATAAATTTAATTGAACTCTGGAACTTTACCGGAAGAACGAGTGAAAATCTATGGCAATGGAGAGAAGATTGTGACGGTTACCATTTACGATGTGGCACGTGAAGCAGGCGTCTCGATGGCCACGGTTTCCCGGGTTGTCAACAACAACCCCAATGTGAAACCGCAGACCCGGAAAAAGGTATACGAAGCGATCGAACGGTTGGGCTACCGTCCAAACGCGGTCGCGCGGGGTCTCGCCAGCAAGAAGACCACCACGGTAGGCGTGGTGATCCCCGATATCTCGAATTCGATTTTTGCGGAAATCGCTCGGGGTATTGAAGATATTGCGAACATGTATCACTATAACATTATTTTATGTAACGCCGACAAGCGCAAGGAGAAGGAGATCCGCGTCATCAACACGTTGCTTGAGAAGCAAGTGGACGGGCTCCTGTTTATGGGCGGCACCGTGACGGACGAGCATATTCAGGCGTTTCAAACGTCGTCGGTTCCGATCGTGCTTTGCGCGACAAGCGATGAGAAAGGGCAATATCCTTCGGTGGATATCGACCATGAAGCGGCTGCGTTTGATGCGGTCAGCACGCTGATCCGCCATGGCCACCGGGATATCGCGATGATCAGCGGAACCCTGCAGGATCCGGCGAACGGTTATGCCCGCTTCCAGGGCTACAAGCGCGCGTTGGAAACGGCGGGAATTCAATACCAGGAAGACCTGGTGCGGATCGGCAACTACCGTTACGAATCCGGCGTGGAAGCGATGAAGTATTTCCTGGGGCTTAAGAAACGGCCTACGGCCATCTTTGCGGCAACGGACGAAATGGCTATCGGCGCGATTCACAGCATTCAGGATGAGGGGCTGAAGGTTCCCGACGATTTTTCGATCATCAGCGTCGACAACATTCGCATGGCTTCGATGGTGCGTCCGCAGCTCACAACCGTCGCCCAGCCAATGTATGATTTGGGTGCGGTGGCAATGCGTTTGCTGACCAAACTGATGAAGAAAGAGAACGTGGAGAATCCTCGCGTGATTTTGCCGCATGAGACGATTTTGCGATTGTCGGTCAGCCACGTGTAATGTGTTTTCTTTGTAGAGAGAGATGAGACACAGAAAAAATATATATGAAAAAGGTTATACGACGGAAAAGCTCCTTTTTAGGAGCTTTTTTGAGTATTGGGGGATACTTGGTCAAAGGAGTGATAAGCATGGCTAAAACGATTGGCCTGATGGGCGCCATGGATGAAGAAATCGCCCTGCTGCTGGAGCGGGTCGAAAATCAGGAAACGGCCGTTATCGCGGGCATCCGCTTTGTGAAAGGAAGTCTGCACGGCAAGGACGTCGTCGTCTGCAAATCCGGGGTCGGGAAAGTCAATGCGGCGTTAGCGGCGCAATTGCTGATCGACCGCTTTGAGGCCGGCGCCATATGGTTTACGGGCGTGGCCGGAGCGGTTCACCCGGATCTGGACGTTGGCGACATCGTCATCTCATCTTCCTGCCAGCAGCATGATATGGACGCAAGTCCGCTCGGGTACCCGCGCGGAACGGTGCCTTATCAGGAAGTATCCGACTTTCCCGCGGACCCGGTGTTTATCGCTTTGGCCGAAGAGGCCTGCACCCGGCTGTGCCGGGACCATAAATACATCGTCGGCCGGGTGCTGTCCGGCGATCAATTTATCGCCGACCGCGGCTTCGTCAGCTCGGTGCTGTACGGGGAGATGGAAGGCGCCTGCGTGGAAATGGAAGGCGCCGCGCTTGCGCAAGTGTGCGGCATGAACCGGGTGCCGTTCGTCGTGCTGCGCTCCATCTCCGATAAAGCGGACGGTTCGGCGGACGTGAATTTCGCCGAGTTTACAAAGCTGGCCGCGCAGCGTTCGTTTGAAATCTTAAACGATATGGTGCAGCATCTATAAATAGTCCTGCAGGGCAACCGCGAGCGTCTCGCGGTTTTTGGCCGTGATTTCCGCCCGGCGGGGGATGCCGTTCCAATGCGACAGGTCGTCCAGCCAGGCGTCCGGGAGCGAAAAGGACGTTTGGCTTTGCCAACGCTTTGTCCAGGCTTCCGGGAGTCTGGCGTCCGGCTGCCGCGTTAAGGTTTCCTTTAGCGGGTGGCCGCTCATCTCAAGCCAGAGCAGGCTCCAGGCGCGCGGAACGACCCGCCAGAAATCGTAGCCGCCTCCGCCGACCGCGACCCAGCGCCCTTCGCAGTACGTATGGGCCAGCTCGTGCAGGATTTCGGGCATGCGCCGGTAAATCGCCATGCTGCAGTGCATATGGGACAACGGGTCCAGCGCATGGGCGTCGCACCCGTGCAGGCTGACGATCAGATCCGGGCGAAAATGACCGGCCAGGCGCCGAACGGACTGTTCAAAGCACTCCATCCACGAATCGTCTTCGGTATACGGCTGCAGGGGCAGGTTCATGCACGCGCCATAGCCCTGGTGCTCTCCGCGCTCCGGCAAAAATCCGGTCCCCGGAAACAGGTATTTGCCCGTTTCGTGGATCGAATACGTGCATACCTCCGGGTCCGAATAAAAGCTCCACTGCACCCCGTCCCCGTGGTGGACGTCCGTGTCCACGTAAAGCACGCGCGCGCCGTAACGGCGGCGGGCGTAGGAAATCGCCACGGCGGCGTCGTTGTAAACGCAGAAGCCCGCGGCTTTAGCCGAAAGGGCGTGATGCAGCCCGCCGCCCAAATGCAGGGCATGCGTGCTCGCCCCCGACAGCACCGCTTCAACCGCCGCTACGGTGCCGCCTGAGATGCAGGCCGCCGCCTCGTGCATCCCGGCAAAGTACGGGGTGTCTTCATCCAGCAGGCCGTATTGCTCGGCGCGGCTGACCCAGGCCGGATCGGGCGGAGTCAGGCTTAAATTTTTTACGGCTTCCACGTATGCGGGCTGATGAACCCACAGCAGTTCCTCCTCCGTTGCCGGACGCTGCCGAAGCAGATGATCCGGCTTCAAGGCGCCAACCTCTTTTAACAAATCCATGGTTAATTCCAAGCGGATCGGATGGAACGGGTGCCGGTCATGAAACCGGTATTTCCGCTCTTGTTCATGGTGAATAAATAAAGCGCTTCCAGGCATGGAATCACACGCCTTCCTTATTGATGCTTGCTAATACATGAAACGCTGCTGAAAACGGATGCGGTCGAACTGTTCCTCGGAGGATAACGGGACCTCCTTGCCGATCCGGACCATCAGGCAATTGGCCGGATGGGAGCAAATTTCCGGATCATCGGTCGCGTACCAGACCATATCGACCGTCTTCATAAGCCGTTCCATCATTTTGCGGTAATCCCAAACGCTGAGGCCGCTGTTCTTCAAATCCCAATGCCAGTAATATTCGGTCGTAAACACGATATACCGCTCCATTTGCCCATCCTCGAAAGCGGTGCGGATCATTTTCGAGCCGAGTCCCGCGCTGCGGTATTCATCGGCCACCTCGACGGCCCCCAGTTCGATCAGGTCGGGCATGCGCCCCTGGGACCAGCGCTCCAGCGCGTCGGGATAATGGAAAGTAACGTACCCGACAATCGTCGCTTCGCTCCGGGCCAAAATGATCCGGCCTTCCGGGAGTGAGGCGATTTCGACCAGAGCGGCGTGCTGATCCTCGGGCTTCCGAAAAGCGTCCAGATCCGGATGCATCCGCAGCGTTTGGAGATGGGACGGAGTAACGGGACCTTCCACGATAATTTCGCGTTCATGGTAGGGCAGGGTATGGCGGATATAGGTTTTGCGGTGTTCCATTTTGCCGCCTCCTTTGCTCGTTCACCTCACTTATAACAGAAAAATGAAAAATTGAAAAGTGTAGCCTGTGCGGAAAAACCTGTGATATAATGTTCTCCGACATAAAATTTTCACAATTCAAGGCTGTTAATATGGTGGTTGAGCTTGACAAACGGTTCGGAAGTTTTAATTCCCGTTTCTTTCGATTAGAACGGATGCCTGCCCGCCAACAAAAGCTGAAGCAAAAGATTTACCTTACGCTCCTGTGTATCCGTTTTCATGAACTTTGATCTACTGTTTTCTTATTTACAAAGATTAAGGAGGATGAAACGATGAGTCAACTGCAAGGGGAAATCATTGCGGCGGGTGTACCGTCGTCCAACATGAACAGCTACGAAGAAGCCTGCGCCAATTTTAATTGGAACGATGTGGAAGAGCAGTTTTCCTGGCATGTTACAGGCCGGGTAAACATGGCTTACGAGGCGATCGACCGCCATGTCGATGCCGGGAAGGGGGATAAGCCGGCGCTCTTGTTCAGCGATCCGGTCCGCGAAGAATCCTACACGTTTGAGCAGATGCGGGAGCAGACGAACCGCTGCGCCAATGTGCTGCGCAAATACGGGATCGCTAAGGGGGACCGGGTATTCGTGTTTATGCCGCGGTCGCCCGAGCTTTACATCAGCGTGCTTGGGATTATCAAGGTGGGAGCCGTGGTGGGCCCGCTTTTCGAAGCTTTTATGGAGACGGCGGTCAAAGACCGGCTGGAGGACAGCGGAGCGGTAGCGCTGGTTACGACGCCGGAGCTGCTGCCCCGCGTCAAACGGGAGGAGCTGCCGGCGCTGAAAACGATCTTCGTCGTCGGCGACAACGTAGCCGCGGAACCCGGAATCGTCGATTGGAAATCCGAGCTGGCGGCGGCTTCCCCCGAGGCCGAAATCGAATGGGTGAACCGCGAGGACGGACTCATTTTACATTATACTTCAGGCTCTACCGGCAAGCCGAAAGGCGTTTACCATGTGCACAATGCGATGATTCAGCACTATCATACCGGCCATGTCGTACTCGATTTGAAAGAAGGGGATATCTATTGGTGCACGGCCGACCCCGGATGGGTGACCGGCACGTCCTACGGCATTTTCGCTCCTTGGCTGCACGGGGCGACCAATGTTGTCCGCGGCGGACGCTTCAGCCCGGCCGACTGGTATAGGACGATTCAGAAATATCAAGTGAGCGTCTGGTACAGCGCGCCGACCGCTTTTCGCATGCTGATGGGCGCCGGACAGGACATCATTACGCAATACGATCTGTCTTCGCTGCGCCACGTGTTGTCCGTCGGCGAGCCGCTCAACCCCGAGGTTGTCCGCTGGGGGATGAAGGTATACAACCGCCGGATTCACGATACGTGGTGGATGACCGAGACGGGCGGGCAACTGATCTGCAATTACACGTCGATGCCGATCAAACCCGGTTCGATGGGAAAACCGGTTCCCGGCATCCATGCGGCCATCATCGACGATAACGGCAAGGAATTGCCGCCGTACCGGATGGGCAATTTGGCGATCCGCACGCCATGGCCGTCGATGATGCGGCTGATCTGGAACAACGCGCCGAAATACGAAGAGTACTTCCGGATTCCCGGGTGGTATATTTCCGGGGATACGGCGTATATGGACGAGGACGGGTATTTCTGGTTCCAAGGGCGGATTGACGACGTCATCAACTCCTCCGGCGAGCGGATTGGGCCGTTTGAGGTCGAGAGCAAACTGGTCGAGCATCCGGCCGTGGCCGAAGCCGGCGTGATCGGCAAGCCCGATCCCGTGCGCGGAGAGATCATCAAGGCCTTTATATCGTTGCGCGAAGGGTTCGCGCCTTCCGAGGAACTGAAGGCGGAAATCGCCAAATTCGTCAAAGAAGGGCTGTCCGCCCACGCCGCGCCGCGGGAAATCGAATTTAAAGACAAATTGCCCAAAACGCGCTCCGGCAAAATCATGCGCCGCGTGTTAAAAGCTTGGGAACTTAACCTCCCGGCCGGAGATTTATCGACGATTGAGGATTAAAGCGGATTTTCCCGCTAGATGCAATAAGCCCCTCCGAAGAGCGCTCGGAGGGGCTTTCCCTTGCTTATCTGGTTTTGGCGCCAGCTTATTTACTGTACTGCACCGGAGACGATGCCGGGGATTCGCCCAGCACGTTCACCGCCGTAACCTTGACCCAGACGCTGCCGGAGTCGGTTTTGAAAGAATACTGCGTATCGGCGGTCGAGCCGGCTTTGGAATACGTGCCGTCCGCGGCATCGGACACGTACACGTTATAGCTGGTGACGAGGTCCAGAGCCGGGTTGGCTTCCCAGCTTGCCGTAAACCCTCGTTCGTCCTTCTTAATGCTCACCTGGGCGGGAGAAGCGGGGAGCGAACCGTCCGTGCCATTCTCCCCGGCCGTTCCCCCATCTTCCGGCGTTTCGCCGCTGCTGTCCGGAGGCGTGACGCCTTCCGGGTTTATGCCTCCCAATAAACCGACAACCGCGCTAGGTTCCGACTCCTTGCCGGCTACGTCCACGGCCGTAACGTAATAAGAAGTGGCCGGGCCGGCGGCGTTGGCGTCGGTGATCGACAAATCGTCGCCGATGAGCGCCGCTTTGCCGGTATATTGGAACTCCACCCCGTCATCCGAGCGGTACAGTCGGTAGCCGACAACGTCTTTTTCGCTGTTCGCGCCAAACGTTACCGTGGCCGTGCTTCCGTTTATCTTGAGCGCGACGCCCCCCGGGGACGCCGGGGCATTGCCGTCGTCGGTGCGCGGGTCAGGCTTATACGGCGCGTCCTCGCCGGCGTCCCTCGGCATGTAGTAACTCAGCGATCTGTGGCTGCCCTTCATGACGGAAAACGCGTTCTGCAGCTCTTTCACCAGCTCGGCGATCGGCTTCTCGCGGCGAACGACCACTTTTTCGCGCTGCATATCGGACGGCGTCGTTTCCAGGGGAACGTAGTTCACCCCATCGTAAGTGACATATTTCGCCCGTACCAGAACGTCCTCGGATTTGGTCGGGACGTATTTGGCGTTGAAGATATCCGTCACCAGCTTGCCGGCCTGCTGCGTCAATTGGGTCGGCAGTTTGCCGCTATAGCCGGAGACCGTTTTGGTGACGATTCCGTCCGGCTTTTTGAATTCCTTCGTGGCAAACAGGTCCGGTTCGTTTGCGGTGACCTCGTTCATGACGAGCGACCATATTTTCCGGGCCCGCGATTTACCGGCATCGGAGAGCGTGTTTACGGAATCGCGATAGCCGATCCATACGCCGAGCGTAACGTCCGGCGAGTAGCCCATAAACCAGACGTCCGCGTAATTTTGCGTGGTGCCGGTTTTGCCGACGACGGGAATTTTTCCGTAGTTTTTAAAGTCTCTTTTGATCGAACTGCCCGTCCCGTCCCGAATGACGGTGCGCAGCATATCGGTCATCAAATAGGCGGTTTGCTCGGAAAACACCTGCTTCGGTTCGTTCTTGTGCTTGTAAACGACCTTTCCTTTGGCATCGACGATTTTTTCGATCATATAGGCGTCGACGAACTTTCCGCCGTTCGGGATCGCGCTGTAGGCGTTCGTCAGTTCCTCTACGGTAACGCCGTATTTCAGACCGCCGAGCACGCCGGTTTGCGCATTGTAATCCTCGTCTTCGAGGGTGGTGATCCCGAGTTTTTTCGCGAAATCCCAAGCTTTGTCAATCCCGACGATGTTGTTGAACACCTTGAGCGCCGGGATGTTGCGGGATTCGTTAAGCGCCGTTCTCGCCGTAACCAGGCCTTTGTAGCCGCCGCTGGAGTTTACGGGGATGTGATAGCCCTTTTGGTAATCCCGCAGGATGATCGGCGAATCGTCGATGATGCTGGCCGGCTGAATCAAGCCCGCATCAAGCGCCGGCAAATAAGCGGCGATCGGCTTCATCGTGGAGCCGGGCTGCCGTTTCATTTGCGTCGCATAGTTCATTTGCTCTGTATAGAAATCGCGTCCCTCGATCATGCCCAAAATCGCGCCGGTATCATTGTCGAGCATCATTGCCGCAACCTGCTCCAGGCCTTTCTTTTCACTGGATGGCGAAAAATTATCCGCATTTTCGGACACTTTGTGCATCGAGTTGTATACCTGCTTATCGATCGTGGTATACACTTTGTATCCCCCGGTCAACAGCTCCTGCCGGGCATCCTCGAGAATTTGCGGGCGGCTGGCCGCCTGTTCCTTGGTCAGCTCCGGATTGCGCAGCATCGCAAGCACGATAGCGCCTTGCCGTTCCGTCTCCAGCATCAGATAAGGGTAAGTGTCGTAAGCTTTTTTGGTTTGCTGCGCCAGCGAACCTTTCAGATCAAAAGCCAGCGCCTCCTGATACTGGGCCTGGGTAATTTTGTTCTCTTCCAGCATGCGCTGCAGCACCAGCTGTTGGCGCTTCATCGCTCTTCCGAAGGCTTCCTCGTTAAATTCCCCTTTGCCGTTAAAGGCCGAATAGGAGGAAGGAAGCTGCGGAAGTCCGGCCAAATAAGCGGTCTGCGCGATGTTCAGGTCCTCCAGATTGGAAATGTTGAAGATTCCTTTGGCCGCCGCCTTGATCCCGTAGACCTGGTATCCGTTCGATCCGTTGCCGAAGGGAACTTTGTTCAAATAAGCTGTAATGATTTCTTCCTTGGATAAAAAACGTTCCAGCCGGAGCGCCAGCAGTATTTCCTTGACCTTCCGGTCTTCCGTGCGTTCCAAATTCAGAAAGACGCGCCGCGCGAGCTGCTGGGTCAGCGTACTCCCGCCGGTCTGTACGCTCTCATGGAGCAGCCTTTGCTTTACGGCCCGGAGCGTTCCTTTAAAGTCGACCCCGATATGCTCGTTAAAATGATTGTCCTCAATCGCGATCACCGCATCGATGACCGATTGGGGGATTTGCTGGTAAGTGACCGGACGCCGGTCTTCCTCCGAGCGAAGCTGGCCGATCGCCTGCCCGTCGCGGAAATACGCGAACCCCGTCATCTCGTTATAATTGATTTTTGCTTCAATGTCGGCCCGCGACCGCACGGGATCGTCCTTGACGATCGAGGAGACGTAACCGAACACGGCGCCCCCCGCAAACAGAACTCCCGCAAATCCAAGGAGAACGAGCCAGCCTAGCGTCGCCCAGATCCAGCGGCCTTTCCTGGGCCGCCGAACCGGTTTGCCGCTCTTTGACCTGCGCTTTTTTTGCTGGCCGGAGTTGTTTTCGTTATCATGAACCATCAATGATCCTCCTTTATAAACAGCAACATTATAGCATAAAAATGGTCTATTGGTTGTTTTTTCATCCTATTTGGCTGAGGTTTGACTTCGTAAACGGGATTATGTTATAAAATAATTTAAATGCATATTTTCAAAGGCGTGGAAAGACTTAGTAGAAAGCGGAATCCCGCCGCTCAGAGAATCGGTGGTCGCTGCGAACCGAATGGGCGGATCCCTTTTGAATTACCGTCTGGAGCCGTCCGGGGGAACGCGGCCCTAAGCCGCAAGTAGTCCGGTTCCGGGATGACCGTTATAAGAATGAAGTGAAAACCGTTTCGTTTGCTTTGCTGCGGCCTGCGGCGGGTTAACGCGGTTTTAATTAGGGTGGTAACGCGAGCGCTCCTTCTCGTCCCTTGGGACGGAAGGAGCTTTTTTGCGCTTGTGGGTTTGACGGTTGTTCCAATTTTTGATCTGGAGGAGTGTTTGGTATGAAATGGGAAGAGTTGACGCCTGAGCAGCAGGCGGAGGTGGAGCGCCAGTTGAAAGTAATTTCCCGGGGGGTCGTCGAGATTGTCCCCGAGGATGAACTGAGGCAAAAGGTGATGAAATCGGTCGTCGCCGGAACGCCGCTTAAGGTCAAGCTGGGGCTTGATCCGTCGGCCCCCGATATTCACGTCGGGCACACGGTCGTAATGCAGAAGCTGCGCCAATTTCAGGAGCTCGGCCATCAGGTCCACCTCATCATCGGG from Paenibacillus macerans includes:
- a CDS encoding penicillin-binding protein 1A: MVHDNENNSGQQKKRRSKSGKPVRRPRKGRWIWATLGWLVLLGFAGVLFAGGAVFGYVSSIVKDDPVRSRADIEAKINYNEMTGFAYFRDGQAIGQLRSEEDRRPVTYQQIPQSVIDAVIAIEDNHFNEHIGVDFKGTLRAVKQRLLHESVQTGGSTLTQQLARRVFLNLERTEDRKVKEILLALRLERFLSKEEIITAYLNKVPFGNGSNGYQVYGIKAAAKGIFNISNLEDLNIAQTAYLAGLPQLPSSYSAFNGKGEFNEEAFGRAMKRQQLVLQRMLEENKITQAQYQEALAFDLKGSLAQQTKKAYDTYPYLMLETERQGAIVLAMLRNPELTKEQAASRPQILEDARQELLTGGYKVYTTIDKQVYNSMHKVSENADNFSPSSEKKGLEQVAAMMLDNDTGAILGMIEGRDFYTEQMNYATQMKRQPGSTMKPIAAYLPALDAGLIQPASIIDDSPIILRDYQKGYHIPVNSSGGYKGLVTARTALNESRNIPALKVFNNIVGIDKAWDFAKKLGITTLEDEDYNAQTGVLGGLKYGVTVEELTNAYSAIPNGGKFVDAYMIEKIVDAKGKVVYKHKNEPKQVFSEQTAYLMTDMLRTVIRDGTGSSIKRDFKNYGKIPVVGKTGTTQNYADVWFMGYSPDVTLGVWIGYRDSVNTLSDAGKSRARKIWSLVMNEVTANEPDLFATKEFKKPDGIVTKTVSGYSGKLPTQLTQQAGKLVTDIFNAKYVPTKSEDVLVRAKYVTYDGVNYVPLETTPSDMQREKVVVRREKPIAELVKELQNAFSVMKGSHRSLSYYMPRDAGEDAPYKPDPRTDDGNAPASPGGVALKINGSTATVTFGANSEKDVVGYRLYRSDDGVEFQYTGKAALIGDDLSITDANAAGPATSYYVTAVDVAGKESEPSAVVGLLGGINPEGVTPPDSSGETPEDGGTAGENGTDGSLPASPAQVSIKKDERGFTASWEANPALDLVTSYNVYVSDAADGTYSKAGSTADTQYSFKTDSGSVWVKVTAVNVLGESPASSPVQYSK
- the acsA gene encoding acetate--CoA ligase, which codes for MSQLQGEIIAAGVPSSNMNSYEEACANFNWNDVEEQFSWHVTGRVNMAYEAIDRHVDAGKGDKPALLFSDPVREESYTFEQMREQTNRCANVLRKYGIAKGDRVFVFMPRSPELYISVLGIIKVGAVVGPLFEAFMETAVKDRLEDSGAVALVTTPELLPRVKREELPALKTIFVVGDNVAAEPGIVDWKSELAAASPEAEIEWVNREDGLILHYTSGSTGKPKGVYHVHNAMIQHYHTGHVVLDLKEGDIYWCTADPGWVTGTSYGIFAPWLHGATNVVRGGRFSPADWYRTIQKYQVSVWYSAPTAFRMLMGAGQDIITQYDLSSLRHVLSVGEPLNPEVVRWGMKVYNRRIHDTWWMTETGGQLICNYTSMPIKPGSMGKPVPGIHAAIIDDNGKELPPYRMGNLAIRTPWPSMMRLIWNNAPKYEEYFRIPGWYISGDTAYMDEDGYFWFQGRIDDVINSSGERIGPFEVESKLVEHPAVAEAGVIGKPDPVRGEIIKAFISLREGFAPSEELKAEIAKFVKEGLSAHAAPREIEFKDKLPKTRSGKIMRRVLKAWELNLPAGDLSTIED